A stretch of DNA from Desulfobacterales bacterium:
GCGAAATCTGCGGATCAAATACCGGCTGCAAATGCATCGGCTTCCACACCGGCCGCGACTCGATATTCTCCGCCTCCAGCGCCAGCCGCACCGCCTCCCGGTCCGCCCCGAACCACTCCGGCGAAATCAGAATCACCGTCAACCACCGATTGCACCGCCCATGGGCCGCCTCCGGCATCACCTCAATCCCCGGCACACCTTCCAGCGCGTTTCGGTAATAATCAAAAATCTCCCGCCTCCGCGCGACGCGCGCCCCCAGCACCCGAAGCTGCCCCCGGCCGATCGCCGCCACGACATTGCTCATCCGGTAATTATACCCGATTTCCGTATGCTCATAATGGGGAAACGGATCCCGGGCCTGCTGCGACCAGAACCGCGCCTTATCAATCAGCGCCGCATCATCCGATGCCAGCATTCCCCCACCGGAAGTCGTGATAATCTTATTGCCGTTAAACGAATAAACGGACGCCCGCGCCCCTTTCCCGGCATGCACTGAATTTTTTCTCTCTCGCTCACTTACCCGCGGGAGATAGCTTGCCCCCATCGCTTCGGCCGAATCGCACACCACCGGCACCCCATATCCGTCGCAAACCGCCGTGATACGCGCCAGGTCACAACATTGTCCGTACAAATCCGTCGGCACCACCGCCTTCGGCAATTTCCCTTCCGCCGCGCACCGCGCCAGTTCCCTTTCCAGAATCTTCGGGTCCATGTTCCAGCTTTCCCGGTCGCAATCGATAAAAACCGGGGTGGCGCCCAAAAAAGAGACCGGGCTGACGCTGCCGATAAAGGTGAGCGTCGAGGCGAACACCTCATCCCCCGGGCCGACCCCGAGAAACCGGAGCCCAAGATGCATGGCCGCCGTGCCGCTCGTCAGCGCGACGGCATGCCGAAAGCCCGTACCCGCACAGAACTCTTTTTCAAACGCATCCACATGAGGCCCCACCGGCGCGATATAGTTGCTGTCAAAAGCGTCCTGGACAAAACTGATTTCCATGCCGCTCATATGCGGGGGGGAAAGAAAAATGCGACCCATCGGTCGCGGCGACAGGTTGTTTGCTTTGTTAACGGCATCGGTCATAAAAGTTTTCTTTCTTATTACCCACGAAGTCTTGCTGTTACGCTTCGAAAGCGTCCGAATCAGTCCCGATCACTTTTGCCGGCACGCCGCCATCCACATCAAACAAAAGCAAAGACCGCAAAATCCCAACCACCGGATGCGCTTTTGCATTCCGCGCAGGCAGCTCTCCTCGAAATAAGTAAACGACCCCTTCCGCCATGCTCCCCCAAAATTCCACCATTTCATTATAAACCCTTTTCACCTGCTTGACGGACCATGTGCTGATATTTCCGGCATAGAGATTCGAGCCGGTGTCACAGGAAATGATGGTCACGCCCGCCCCGATCATCAGCAAGCGCAGCAACCCATAGGATCGGGGCATATGGTAGGCATCCGTCACGAGAACAATCTTCTTCAGCCCGTGGTCGCGAATCAGCCGGCGGGTCAACAGGGCGTTTTGAAAGGTCGTTTCCGCCCGGTCTTCGACCAAGTGTCGCCAGTCACCGCACCGGGAATATTGTTTATCGTATTTTTTTCTTACCTTCTCTGTGGCGGGGGAGATAATCAGATACGGCGCGATGCCGTCATTTGCCAGTTGATACCCCAATTTGTTGCGTTCCGCAGCCCCATGAAACACCACCACCGCATTCGCTGCTTCGACCGTCCGCTTGGCCGTCAACACCGCATAAAAATAAACTGCCTCACTCAGCAGAACCAACCCTACCGTTACGAAAAGCCAAATCGATACGCGTTTGACCACATTCCCTCACCGACTCTCGACAATCCCGGCAGGCACCCCAACCACTACCGCACCATCCGGAACATCCCGGTTCACAAAACTCATCGCCCCGACCACCGCATTTTCACCGATTGTCACCCCCGGCATCACGATGCTGTGGCTGCCGATCCTGCAGTTTCGCTTCAGAAGCACCGGCCCGGTTTTATGGTCTATCGTGGATACGGAATACAGGGAACAGTGAGATCCAACCTGAACATGGTCCTCGATCGTCACGCCGTATTTTGCATTGATATAGGTGAAGGCGCCGATGTCCGTTTTATATCCCAATTGCAGGTTGTTTTTGTGCTGGACCAGCCAGTTGTATTGGGTGAGTTTGCTCTCTTCTATTTTTGGGGATTGCCAGGCTGAAAACCGATCCGCAGATTTCGCAGATTTCGCGGATTCGGAAGATTCCACTGATGAGGTGGATGGCAGATGGTTATTTTCGGAGGGGTTTGGCTGGTACCCCCCCCCATGTTTCACCGGGTGGAACAGACTGGGTAACTACGGCCCCGGCACCGATTACGGCGTCGTCGCCGATCATCAGGGGGGCATTTTCCGTGCCGTTGATGAAGACGGTGCCGGTCCCGACATACACCCGTTTGCCGAGATGCACCCAGCCGGAAACGTGCACCCCGGGGGCCAGGGTGGTGTAATCTCCCAACACCACATCATGGCCGATGGTGCAGGCGAGGTTGATTTGGACATGATGGCCAAGGTGAATATTCGTCGTGAGGATGCAGCCCGCGCAAATCACCGTTCCTTCCCCCATCTCGATCCAGCGGGACTTTTGGACGCCCGGATGAAGCAGCGGGGTAAATTCAAAATCCGCATCCCGGGCTTTATCCATCAACCGATGCCGTGTTTGCGGGCTGCCCACGCCGCCCACAACAGCAGCGGCCGGAAAGGTTGCCCGGGCATCGGCAAGGCTCAAGACCTTAATTCCATTCAAGATATTTCCATGCGTTGCCGGATCATCATCGATAAAGCAGGTCACCTGAACGTTGCAAGATTCCGCCAGCCAGGCCACCTCTCGGCCAAAACCGCTCGCTCCGTAGATTAAAATTTGTTTCATGGTTTTTCTCACCCAAAAACGTTTGGTATCCGCAGATTATTCTGTTCAATACCCCCTTGAGGGGTACGCAGATTACGCGGATTTCACAGATGATAAACGAACCTTTTATAATCCAGGGATTTTGAGCCGAAATTAATTAATAGCCCGGTTTTGAGCCCAGTGGCTTTTAGGTAGTTTATCAGTTGAGCCTCTTCGATTCCGGACAGGCCGGAAATCGCTTTTATTTCGACGATGATTTCTTTAAAGCAGACGAAATCGGGTTGATATGTTTTATTGAGGGGTTTGCCTTTGTATGAAATTTCGACAAGAGGCTGTGCTTTGAAAGAGACATCCTGCTCTGCCAATTCTTTTTCCAAAGCTTCTTGATACACCGCTTCAAGAAATCCGCACCCCAGTTCCTTGTGGACCTCCATGGCGCAGCCGATTATCCGGTATGTCCTTGCGTCTTTAATCATTTATTCATCTATCCGCAGATTACGCAGATTAAACGGATTAAATCTTTGATTGTAAGGGCTTATGCCACTCTGCATCCCTTTTAGGCTGTTTCATCTGTTATAGGGAGGGTCAGTTTTTAAATCTGCGTTAATCTGCGTAATCTGCGGATAAAACTCGGGCATAGTAGCCTCCCCCTCAGCCGAAATTCCTTCCCGGAAAACCACCTTTTTCACCGTCATCAAAATAATTTTAATATCCAGCCATAAAGACTGGTTGTCCACATACCATACATCCAGCGCAAACTTTTCCCCCCACGAAATCGCATTCCGCCCATTCACCTGCGCCCAGCCAGTCAAGCCCGGTTTTACTTCATGACGTCTTGCCTGCTCCGGGGTATATCTTTCCAGATACTGCACGAGAAGCGGGCGTGGGCCGACCAGACTCATTTCGCCTTTTAGTACATTGAACAACTCGGGAAGCTCGTCCAATGATGTGGATCTGAGAACCTTACCAAAGGGGGTTAACCGGTCGGCATCCGGTAATAACCTTCCATTTACATCCCTCTTTTCCGTCATGGACTTGAACTTATAAAGCGTAAAAGGCTTGCCGTATCTGCCGGGGCGCGTCTGATTGAAGAAAACCGGCGAGCCATGCTTTATTCGCACGACCAAGAGGAGAAGCACCCAGAGGGGTAAGGCGGCAACACCTGCAATTAATGCAAAAATCAAATCGATCACGCGCTTAAGATAGTCGGAAGATCTCGGCATTGGTTCAAAAACGATCCCCTACGAAAAGAGCCGCAAAAATTTTTCACACCCGATGTCGAAAGATAAAAAACGGTCATAAAATAACTTGCCGTTCAATCCCCTCCGTTTTCGCTCTTCCGGCGGCATACCATATAATTCTTTTATCGCCAGAAGCATTTCATCCGGATTTTCAGGTGCGCAGACAATGCCGGCACCTATTTCATGAATCAAAGCGGCTGAATCCCCTCGCACTGCCATGAGGATCGGCGTGCCTGTCGCTAAGTATGCTTGCGTTTTTGATGGGATCGTTATTCTGAATAAGGGGTCATCTACTAAGTGAACCAATAATACATCTGCAAGCGCCCATATCTTTTTCATCTCATGCATGGGTTGTCTCGGTATGAACACCACATTTTCAAGCATCAAAGCCTTTGCCTTGGATTTCAAGCGCTCAAGCTCAACACCGCCACCGACGAGAACAAAACGCAAGGCCGGTATTTCCTTCCTGCAAAGGCAAGCCGCCTCTAATACCGTATCCATTCCCTGCATCAACCCCATCGTTCCGGCAAAGACAATATTAAACGTTTCTTTTAAGCCGAATGTTGGCGCTAAGTCGCCGGCACCTTCTTGTGTGGTACCACCCGCTTCATCACACCAATTATAAATAACTTCGATGCGCTCTTCGGCAATTCCCCGTTTAACAAGTGCCTCTTTGAACCCGGGTGACAGGACTGCAATCTTATCGGCTTGACGATAGGCCCAGCAACACCATTTCCCCAAAAGGCTTTGGGCCACTCGGCTATTGAGCATTCCGGAGTTTCGAACCGATTCGGGCCACAGGTCCTGAACATCATATACTATTTTGCACCCGCTTATTTTCCTGAAAACCACTGCCGCCCATGCAAGGGTAATCAGATTGTAAACATAAACGACGTCGGGCTTCTTAACCATAAATGGCCCTATTAACAGGGCCGATATTGAAAAGCTTAGATACGTTATAATCCGTCTTAATCCGGACCGGTCATGGCTTGGAAAGAGTGCCACCCTGTTAACGGGCACCCCCTCGATCATTTCCCTTTGAAAGAATCGCAACCTGTACCCCGGGTAGAGTTTGCCGCCCGGATAGTTCGGAAAGCCGGTGAGTATCTCGACTTCATGACCGCGCGCTTGAATCTTTTTAGCGAACGGCAATCCTTTGAAAAAAGGCTCCGGCTGAAACCACTGGGTCAAAAACAGGATGCGCATTTTCTTTAATCACTTACCTTCCACAGGCCCTTTATGCCAAACGGTTCGCTGGACATAGTCCGTATAGCTCAGGATGAGCCGCGCTACTTTTTCGGACACATTGGGTACTTCGTAATCCATAACAGGTCTTAGCAACCGCGCCTTGCCACGGGGTTGGCGCTCCAGAACGGCAAGCCCTCCCATCACCCGGTCCGGCTCAAGACCGGTCAGCATAACGCACGCCTCTTCCATGCCTTCGGGGCGCTCGTGGGCATTGCGAATGTTTAAGGCTGGAAAATTGAGAATCGAGCTTTCTTCGGTGATGGTGCCGCTGTCCGACAGCGTTGCTCTTGCCTTGGTCTGAAGGTGCACGTAATCGCTAAACCCCATCGGTTTGAGAAGCTCTATGTTGGCATTGAGAGCGGCGCCAGTCTCTTCAATGCGCTTTCGGGTGCGAGGATGGGTGGAGACAATGACGCGAAGGTGATACGTTTCGGCAATCCCGTTCAACACTTCAATATATTTGTTGAATTGCCGAGGATCATCGATATTTTCTTCCCGATGCGCGCTGACCACAAAATATTTTTCAGGTTCCAACCCCATTTTTTTCAGTATATTCGAGCCTTCGATTTTGGGAAGATAGTGATGGATCACCTCATACATGGGGCTGCCGGTTTTGATGATGCGATCCGGCGGAAAGCCTTCGCGCAAAAGATATTCACGGGCAATGGTGCTGTAAGGGAGGTTGATATCGCTGATATGATCGATGATTTTGCGATTAATCTCCTCCGGCACCCGCTGATCAAAGCAGCGGTTGCCTGCTTCCATGTGAAAGACAGGGATTTTTCGGCGTTTGGCCGGGTATGCGGCCAGGCAGCTGTTGGTGTCGCCAAGCACCAGAAGAGCGTCCGGTGTTTCTTTTTCAAGAACCGTATCCACGCGGGCGATTACGTTACCGACGGTTTCGCAGGCGGACTTACCGGCAGCCTTGAGGAAGTGATCGGGCTTCCGTAATTCAAGATCGTCGAAAAAAACCTGGTTCAGCTCATAATCGTAGTTCTGGCCGGTGTGGACGATCACCTGATCCATGTAACGATCCAGGGCCGCCATGACGCGAGAGAGCCGAATGATCTCCGGGCGCGTACCAATGACGGTCATCACTTTGAGCTTGGTGAGCGGTGAGTGGTGAGTGATGAGTGGTGAGTGGTTGTTGGTTTTCATAATGTATTTT
This window harbors:
- a CDS encoding aminotransferase class I/II-fold pyridoxal phosphate-dependent enzyme; translation: MTDAVNKANNLSPRPMGRIFLSPPHMSGMEISFVQDAFDSNYIAPVGPHVDAFEKEFCAGTGFRHAVALTSGTAAMHLGLRFLGVGPGDEVFASTLTFIGSVSPVSFLGATPVFIDCDRESWNMDPKILERELARCAAEGKLPKAVVPTDLYGQCCDLARITAVCDGYGVPVVCDSAEAMGASYLPRVSERERKNSVHAGKGARASVYSFNGNKIITTSGGGMLASDDAALIDKARFWSQQARDPFPHYEHTEIGYNYRMSNVVAAIGRGQLRVLGARVARRREIFDYYRNALEGVPGIEVMPEAAHGRCNRWLTVILISPEWFGADREAVRLALEAENIESRPVWKPMHLQPVFDPQISQITRISQIGADCRKGKRYPCRVVGGCVSEDLFERGLCLPSGTAMTEADLDRVVRIVRGTGSE
- a CDS encoding YdcF family protein, with amino-acid sequence MVKRVSIWLFVTVGLVLLSEAVYFYAVLTAKRTVEAANAVVVFHGAAERNKLGYQLANDGIAPYLIISPATEKVRKKYDKQYSRCGDWRHLVEDRAETTFQNALLTRRLIRDHGLKKIVLVTDAYHMPRSYGLLRLLMIGAGVTIISCDTGSNLYAGNISTWSVKQVKRVYNEMVEFWGSMAEGVVYLFRGELPARNAKAHPVVGILRSLLLFDVDGGVPAKVIGTDSDAFEA
- a CDS encoding acyltransferase → MESSESAKSAKSADRFSAWQSPKIEESKLTQYNWLVQHKNNLQLGYKTDIGAFTYINAKYGVTIEDHVQVGSHCSLYSVSTIDHKTGPVLLKRNCRIGSHSIVMPGVTIGENAVVGAMSFVNRDVPDGAVVVGVPAGIVESR
- a CDS encoding acetyltransferase, with translation MKQILIYGASGFGREVAWLAESCNVQVTCFIDDDPATHGNILNGIKVLSLADARATFPAAAVVGGVGSPQTRHRLMDKARDADFEFTPLLHPGVQKSRWIEMGEGTVICAGCILTTNIHLGHHVQINLACTIGHDVVLGDYTTLAPGVHVSGWVHLGKRVYVGTGTVFINGTENAPLMIGDDAVIGAGAVVTQSVPPGETWGGVPAKPLRK
- a CDS encoding GxxExxY protein; this encodes MIKDARTYRIIGCAMEVHKELGCGFLEAVYQEALEKELAEQDVSFKAQPLVEISYKGKPLNKTYQPDFVCFKEIIVEIKAISGLSGIEEAQLINYLKATGLKTGLLINFGSKSLDYKRFVYHL
- a CDS encoding sugar transferase; translated protein: MPRSSDYLKRVIDLIFALIAGVAALPLWVLLLLVVRIKHGSPVFFNQTRPGRYGKPFTLYKFKSMTEKRDVNGRLLPDADRLTPFGKVLRSTSLDELPELFNVLKGEMSLVGPRPLLVQYLERYTPEQARRHEVKPGLTGWAQVNGRNAISWGEKFALDVWYVDNQSLWLDIKIILMTVKKVVFREGISAEGEATMPEFYPQITQINADLKTDPPYNR
- a CDS encoding glycosyltransferase family 4 protein, which produces MRILFLTQWFQPEPFFKGLPFAKKIQARGHEVEILTGFPNYPGGKLYPGYRLRFFQREMIEGVPVNRVALFPSHDRSGLRRIITYLSFSISALLIGPFMVKKPDVVYVYNLITLAWAAVVFRKISGCKIVYDVQDLWPESVRNSGMLNSRVAQSLLGKWCCWAYRQADKIAVLSPGFKEALVKRGIAEERIEVIYNWCDEAGGTTQEGAGDLAPTFGLKETFNIVFAGTMGLMQGMDTVLEAACLCRKEIPALRFVLVGGGVELERLKSKAKALMLENVVFIPRQPMHEMKKIWALADVLLVHLVDDPLFRITIPSKTQAYLATGTPILMAVRGDSAALIHEIGAGIVCAPENPDEMLLAIKELYGMPPEERKRRGLNGKLFYDRFLSFDIGCEKFLRLFS
- the wecB gene encoding UDP-N-acetylglucosamine 2-epimerase (non-hydrolyzing); this encodes MKTNNHSPLITHHSPLTKLKVMTVIGTRPEIIRLSRVMAALDRYMDQVIVHTGQNYDYELNQVFFDDLELRKPDHFLKAAGKSACETVGNVIARVDTVLEKETPDALLVLGDTNSCLAAYPAKRRKIPVFHMEAGNRCFDQRVPEEINRKIIDHISDINLPYSTIAREYLLREGFPPDRIIKTGSPMYEVIHHYLPKIEGSNILKKMGLEPEKYFVVSAHREENIDDPRQFNKYIEVLNGIAETYHLRVIVSTHPRTRKRIEETGAALNANIELLKPMGFSDYVHLQTKARATLSDSGTITEESSILNFPALNIRNAHERPEGMEEACVMLTGLEPDRVMGGLAVLERQPRGKARLLRPVMDYEVPNVSEKVARLILSYTDYVQRTVWHKGPVEGK